In one window of Arthrobacter pascens DNA:
- a CDS encoding trans-aconitate 2-methyltransferase encodes MKWDPSKYIQFGDYRDRPFFDLTGRIHAEKPHHVVDLGCGPGNLTATLARRWPHAGVLGIDSSPEMLAKAADSRGESHLAFELADIAGWMPSADTDVVVSNAALQWVPGHQDLLARWLEALKPGAWFALQVPGNFNSPSHVLMRELADSPRWTGTLNGVLRGGDSVSEPAEYLTIMLDSGCLAESWETTYQQILTGPDPVLEWVRGTAMRPVLAALTEEDAVAFQTEYAAALRTAYPRSRHGTVFPFRRIFAVARKKT; translated from the coding sequence GTGAAGTGGGACCCTTCGAAGTACATCCAGTTCGGCGACTACCGGGACCGGCCGTTTTTTGACCTGACCGGACGCATCCACGCCGAGAAGCCGCACCACGTGGTGGACCTCGGATGCGGCCCGGGCAACCTGACGGCAACCCTCGCCCGGCGCTGGCCGCACGCTGGCGTGCTTGGCATTGATTCGTCACCGGAAATGCTCGCCAAGGCAGCCGATTCCCGGGGCGAATCCCACCTGGCTTTTGAGCTCGCCGACATCGCCGGCTGGATGCCTTCCGCAGACACCGACGTGGTGGTCAGCAACGCTGCGCTCCAGTGGGTGCCCGGGCACCAGGATCTGCTGGCACGCTGGCTGGAGGCCCTGAAGCCCGGAGCCTGGTTCGCCCTCCAGGTACCCGGAAACTTCAATTCACCATCCCATGTCCTGATGCGGGAACTGGCTGACTCGCCACGCTGGACAGGCACGCTGAACGGAGTCCTGCGTGGCGGGGATTCTGTGAGTGAGCCGGCGGAATACCTCACCATCATGCTGGACTCCGGATGCCTGGCCGAGTCATGGGAGACCACCTATCAGCAGATCCTGACAGGACCGGATCCGGTGCTGGAGTGGGTGCGCGGAACAGCAATGCGGCCGGTACTTGCCGCTCTTACCGAGGAGGACGCGGTGGCCTTCCAGACGGAGTACGCAGCGGCCCTGAGAACGGCCTATCCGAGGAGCAGGCACGGGACGGTGTTTCCGTTCCGCAGGATCTTCGCTGTGGCGCGCAAGAAAACCTGA
- a CDS encoding ABC transporter ATP-binding protein has product MTAPLSGEPAGGSFWPTARRLLGLLRPFRWQMLAAVAATCCFAASNVAAPKYLGDATDIVVAGLFTGVLNEPQLGKLLAAVALMYVGASLFNWIQGTLTASSVHGLMYRLRASVEDKLHRLPSSYFQEQSRGDVLSRATNDIDNISQALNQVLTQLIMSVLMLCGALAMMLWISPLLAGIALVSVPLTTLITVLVARRSQAQFALQWTETGELNAHVDEFITGHEVIKAFGHQEQAASVFQASNDRLARASAKAQYASGVVQPLMVLIANLNYVAVAVVGALQVTAGAMTIGGIQAFIQFSRLFTQPVGQIGGMLNVIQSCLVSARRVFALLDAPEIPAEPGGARSAAEPAGRIVFHDVIFGYRPSVPVVRGLSFAVDPGRTVAIVGHTGAGKTTVVNLLMRFYEVDSGRITMGGIDIAAMPRDALRAGFGVVLQDAWLFSGTIRENIEYGRPGASDSEIVAAAEASHVDHFVRSLPAGYDTLLDNGGDPLSQGQRQLISIARAQLADRSVLILDEATSSVDSRTEVLIRQAMQRLRQGKTSFVIAHRLSTVRDADLILVMDHGRIAEQGNHRSLLAANGHYTRLYNAQFAGRTGMPGALEAGI; this is encoded by the coding sequence ATGACGGCGCCGTTGTCGGGGGAGCCGGCAGGCGGCAGTTTCTGGCCCACGGCACGGCGCCTGCTTGGCCTGCTGCGGCCCTTCAGATGGCAGATGCTCGCCGCCGTCGCCGCCACGTGCTGTTTTGCGGCGTCGAATGTTGCCGCTCCGAAGTACCTGGGGGACGCCACCGACATCGTTGTAGCAGGTCTCTTCACGGGGGTCCTCAACGAACCGCAGCTGGGTAAACTCCTGGCGGCGGTTGCCCTGATGTACGTCGGCGCCTCGCTTTTCAACTGGATCCAGGGCACGCTCACTGCCAGCTCCGTCCACGGCCTCATGTACCGCCTCCGTGCCTCGGTGGAGGACAAGCTGCACCGGCTCCCGTCCTCGTATTTCCAGGAACAGTCCAGGGGGGATGTACTCAGCAGGGCCACCAATGACATCGACAACATCTCGCAGGCCCTCAACCAGGTCCTGACCCAGCTGATCATGTCCGTCCTCATGCTGTGCGGTGCCCTCGCGATGATGTTGTGGATCTCTCCGCTCCTGGCCGGCATAGCCTTGGTCTCCGTTCCGCTGACCACGCTGATCACCGTCCTGGTAGCCCGCCGTTCGCAGGCACAATTCGCCTTGCAATGGACGGAGACCGGCGAGCTGAATGCGCACGTCGACGAGTTCATCACCGGGCACGAGGTCATCAAGGCCTTCGGACACCAGGAGCAGGCCGCCTCAGTGTTCCAGGCCAGCAACGACCGGCTTGCGCGGGCTTCGGCGAAGGCACAGTACGCATCGGGAGTGGTCCAGCCTCTGATGGTCCTTATCGCCAACCTCAACTACGTCGCCGTCGCGGTCGTAGGCGCATTGCAGGTCACGGCGGGAGCCATGACCATCGGGGGCATCCAGGCGTTCATTCAGTTCAGCAGGCTTTTTACCCAGCCAGTCGGGCAAATCGGCGGCATGCTCAATGTCATCCAGTCCTGCCTGGTCTCAGCACGACGGGTGTTCGCCCTCCTGGATGCCCCGGAGATCCCCGCCGAACCGGGAGGAGCGCGCTCCGCTGCGGAGCCGGCAGGCCGTATCGTCTTCCACGACGTCATCTTCGGATACCGCCCGTCGGTCCCCGTGGTCAGGGGTCTATCCTTTGCTGTTGATCCTGGCCGCACGGTGGCCATCGTCGGCCACACCGGTGCGGGCAAGACTACGGTGGTCAATCTCCTGATGCGCTTCTATGAGGTGGACTCGGGCCGGATCACCATGGGCGGCATTGATATCGCGGCCATGCCCAGGGACGCCCTCCGCGCGGGCTTCGGCGTGGTCCTGCAGGATGCCTGGCTGTTCTCCGGAACCATCAGGGAGAACATCGAGTATGGCCGGCCCGGTGCCAGTGACTCTGAGATCGTGGCAGCGGCGGAAGCCAGCCATGTGGACCACTTCGTGAGATCGCTGCCCGCCGGCTATGACACGCTGCTTGATAACGGCGGAGATCCGCTCAGCCAGGGACAGCGCCAGTTGATTTCCATCGCACGGGCGCAGCTGGCGGACCGCAGCGTCCTGATCCTGGATGAGGCCACCAGTTCCGTGGATTCTCGGACCGAAGTCCTGATTCGGCAGGCAATGCAGCGGCTGCGGCAGGGGAAGACGAGCTTCGTGATTGCCCACCGTTTGTCCACGGTCCGCGACGCTGATCTAATCTTGGTCATGGATCACGGACGCATTGCGGAACAGGGTAACCACCGGAGCCTGCTTGCAGCCAACGGCCACTACACCCGGCTCTACAACGCCCAGTTTGCGGGACGCACGGGCATGCCGGGCGCTTTGGAAGCCGGAATATGA
- a CDS encoding GntR family transcriptional regulator, whose translation MSGVEDFPGTWKPNQASTVPLFEQLRLHVIKLADSGALPPGTRLPAVRALAGLLDVAPHTVARAYKELEAAGVVATRGRNGTLVLPRDARSDALSVAAGQYAAAARAQGASFAEAVQLLAAAYDAE comes from the coding sequence ATGAGCGGCGTGGAGGACTTTCCCGGCACCTGGAAGCCGAACCAGGCCAGTACAGTGCCGCTGTTTGAACAGCTGCGCCTGCACGTGATCAAGCTGGCGGACAGCGGCGCCCTGCCGCCCGGTACCAGGCTTCCGGCAGTCAGGGCCCTGGCCGGGCTGTTGGATGTGGCACCCCACACCGTGGCCCGCGCCTACAAGGAACTTGAGGCCGCCGGCGTGGTGGCCACCCGCGGAAGGAACGGCACCCTGGTGCTTCCGCGGGACGCACGGTCGGACGCCCTCTCCGTCGCAGCCGGCCAGTACGCGGCAGCAGCAAGGGCGCAGGGGGCCTCGTTTGCGGAGGCTGTCCAGCTACTGGCTGCGGCCTACGACGCCGAGTAG
- a CDS encoding ABC transporter ATP-binding protein: MIRLLAGYKAPVAAIVLLQLVQTAGNLLLPTINAAIIDDGIVAGNTPLILRLGTVMAVIAALQAAAAIAAGYLGAVVAMQLGRQLRGELFARIQSLSSQEVAEFGTQSLVTRATNDTQQIQSFAVLVFTMLVAAPVMGVGGVVLALDQDVVLSSVVIIIMPVLFVIMYLIVRRLVPLYREGQELLDRTGGILREQIIGANVIRAFVRQRHETLRFARMNTGLTGNNLQSALVVAAMLPSIMIVVNLSSVAVVWFGGHRVHAGEMQIGALTAFVAYILQILLAIMMAMYVLMTAPRAAVCAERIGAVLDTVPSIRDGQDLHGTPTDTHDDRPSRYAGPVFDGGGVVFRGVSFSYPGAEAPVLEDISFTAMPGITTAIVGSTGSGKSTLLNLVPRFLDSTAGLITVGGADVRSVSLDSLRGNMAVVPQRSHLFTGSIADNLRIAAPAATDPELWEALGTAQAAGFVRDLPLGLEAPVGQGGTNFSGGQRQRLCIARALLRRAPLYLFDDSFSALDYDTEARLREALDVAIGRAAVIIVAERIATVTGAGLILVLDDGRLVAQGTHRELLEISPTYRQIAESQLELEDMP; this comes from the coding sequence ATGATCCGGCTGCTTGCCGGCTACAAGGCACCCGTGGCGGCCATTGTCCTCCTTCAGCTGGTCCAGACGGCGGGAAACCTTTTGCTGCCCACGATCAACGCGGCCATCATCGACGACGGCATCGTGGCCGGCAACACCCCCTTGATCCTCCGGCTCGGCACTGTGATGGCAGTCATTGCCGCCCTCCAGGCGGCAGCGGCCATCGCGGCCGGGTACCTCGGTGCAGTGGTGGCGATGCAACTGGGCCGTCAGCTCCGGGGAGAGCTCTTTGCCAGGATCCAGTCGCTGTCCTCCCAGGAGGTGGCGGAATTCGGCACGCAAAGCCTGGTCACGCGCGCCACCAATGACACCCAGCAGATCCAGTCCTTCGCCGTCCTCGTGTTCACTATGTTGGTGGCCGCACCCGTCATGGGAGTCGGTGGAGTGGTGCTGGCATTGGACCAGGACGTCGTGCTTTCGTCCGTAGTGATCATCATCATGCCCGTCCTGTTCGTCATCATGTACCTCATCGTCCGGCGCCTGGTGCCCTTGTACCGGGAAGGGCAGGAGCTGCTTGACCGGACAGGGGGAATCCTGCGCGAACAGATCATCGGGGCCAACGTGATCCGTGCCTTTGTCAGGCAACGGCATGAGACGCTCCGCTTTGCCAGGATGAACACAGGCCTGACCGGGAACAATCTGCAGTCCGCCTTGGTGGTGGCGGCCATGCTGCCCTCGATCATGATCGTGGTGAATCTCTCTTCAGTTGCAGTTGTCTGGTTTGGAGGGCACCGGGTCCATGCCGGGGAGATGCAGATCGGTGCCCTGACAGCCTTTGTCGCCTACATCCTGCAGATCCTGCTGGCCATCATGATGGCCATGTACGTGCTCATGACAGCACCCCGGGCCGCCGTCTGCGCAGAACGGATCGGGGCCGTACTGGACACTGTGCCCTCGATAAGGGATGGACAGGATCTGCACGGCACCCCGACAGATACTCACGATGACCGACCCTCCAGATACGCGGGGCCGGTTTTCGACGGCGGAGGTGTGGTGTTCCGGGGTGTGAGCTTCTCCTACCCCGGTGCTGAAGCCCCGGTGCTGGAGGACATCAGCTTCACCGCCATGCCGGGCATCACCACCGCGATCGTCGGCTCGACGGGCAGCGGAAAATCGACCCTGCTCAACCTCGTGCCGCGCTTCCTGGATTCAACCGCCGGCCTGATCACGGTGGGCGGGGCGGACGTCCGTTCCGTCTCGTTGGACTCCTTGCGGGGGAACATGGCCGTGGTTCCACAGCGGTCCCACCTTTTCACCGGGAGCATCGCTGACAATCTGCGGATCGCGGCGCCGGCGGCAACGGATCCTGAGCTCTGGGAGGCACTGGGGACTGCCCAGGCGGCGGGTTTCGTCCGTGATCTGCCGCTGGGCCTCGAGGCTCCCGTCGGACAAGGTGGAACAAACTTTTCCGGCGGCCAGCGCCAGCGGTTGTGCATTGCTCGGGCCCTGCTGCGGCGCGCGCCCCTCTACCTCTTCGACGACAGCTTCTCCGCGCTCGACTATGACACCGAGGCCCGCCTGAGGGAGGCCCTGGACGTGGCCATCGGCCGGGCCGCGGTCATTATCGTGGCTGAACGGATTGCGACGGTCACCGGTGCCGGGCTGATCCTGGTGCTCGACGATGGCCGCCTCGTGGCGCAGGGAACCCACCGGGAGCTGCTGGAGATCTCTCCCACTTACCGGCAAATTGCAGAGTCGCAGCTGGAACTGGAGGATATGCCATGA
- the uvrA gene encoding excinuclease ABC subunit UvrA produces MPKALAEETAVESVPVTPAPATAKPSRPDLSRLVVKGAREHNLRNVDLDLPRDAMIVFTGLSGSGKSSLAFDTIFAEGQRRYVESLSAYARQFLGQVDKPDVDFIEGLSPAVSIDQKSTSKNPRSTVGTITEIYDYMRLLWARVGRPHCPVCGEPVTKQTPQQIVDQLLELEDGTRFQVLAPVVRGRKGEFVELFKELTAKGYSRARVDGDLVQLSDPPKLGKQFKHTIEVVVDRLVVKEGISQRLTDSIETALGLAEGRVLAEFVDVDADDPGRTRAFSENLACPNEHPLAIDEIEPRSFSFNNPFGACAACSGIGTRLEVDEELIVPNPELSLSEGAIAPWSLGTATTEYWNRLLEGLSKELGFSMDTPWEKLGKDVRQTVLHGKDHKVVVQYRNRFGRERKYSTGFEGAIQYVHRKHGETDSDWARDRYEEYMRQIPCPACNGARLNPASLSVLINGKSIADVAALPMRDCAEFLNNLILTGREAQIAHQVLKEIQARLTFLLDVGLEYLNLERPSATLSGGEAQRIRLATQIGSGLVGVLYVLDEPSIGLHQRDNRRLIDTLTRLRDMGNTLIVVEHDEDTIHVADWIVDIGPGAGEHGGQVVHSGSYQDLLENTASLTGDYLSGRKSIEVPKKRRKYDKKRELKVVGARENNLVNVDAAFPLGLFTAVTGVSGSGKSTLVNEILYKVLVNKLNGAKQVAGRHKSVQGLEHLDKVVHVDQSPIGRTPRSNPATYTGVFDNIRKLFAETTEAKVRGYLPGRFSFNVKGGRCEACSGDGTLKIEMNFLPDVYVPCEVCHGARYNRETLEVHYKGKTIADVLNMPIEEGAEFFAAFSPIARHLNTLVDVGLGYVRLGQPATTLSGGEAQRVKLAAELQKRSNGRSVYVLDEPTTGLHFEDIRKLLMVLQGLVDKGNTVITIEHNLDVIKSADWIVDLGPDGGSGGGQIVATGTPEQVAKSEESHTAAFLADILG; encoded by the coding sequence GTGCCTAAAGCCCTCGCTGAAGAAACAGCAGTCGAATCCGTTCCCGTCACACCCGCACCGGCCACCGCCAAGCCCTCGCGCCCGGACCTGTCGCGCCTGGTGGTCAAGGGAGCGCGGGAGCACAACCTTCGCAACGTGGACCTGGACCTGCCGCGCGACGCCATGATCGTCTTCACCGGCCTGTCCGGATCAGGAAAGTCCTCCCTGGCCTTCGACACTATTTTTGCGGAGGGCCAAAGGCGCTACGTTGAGTCGCTGTCGGCATACGCCCGCCAGTTCCTGGGCCAGGTGGACAAGCCGGACGTCGATTTCATTGAAGGACTGTCCCCGGCTGTTTCCATCGACCAGAAGTCAACCAGCAAGAACCCCCGCTCCACGGTCGGCACCATCACTGAAATCTACGATTACATGCGCCTGCTCTGGGCAAGGGTAGGCCGCCCGCATTGCCCTGTCTGCGGAGAACCGGTGACCAAGCAGACACCGCAGCAGATAGTGGACCAGTTGCTGGAGCTCGAAGACGGCACCCGCTTCCAGGTCCTTGCTCCGGTAGTCCGGGGGCGCAAAGGCGAATTCGTGGAGCTCTTCAAGGAGCTGACCGCCAAGGGCTACTCCCGGGCAAGGGTCGACGGCGACCTCGTCCAGCTGAGTGATCCGCCCAAGCTGGGAAAGCAGTTCAAGCACACCATCGAAGTGGTAGTGGACCGGCTCGTGGTCAAGGAAGGCATCAGCCAGCGCCTTACCGACTCCATTGAGACCGCCCTGGGCCTGGCCGAGGGCCGTGTCCTGGCGGAATTCGTGGACGTTGACGCGGACGATCCCGGGCGGACCCGCGCGTTCTCCGAAAACCTGGCCTGCCCCAACGAGCATCCCCTCGCCATCGACGAGATCGAGCCGCGGTCATTCTCCTTCAACAACCCTTTCGGCGCATGCGCCGCCTGCAGCGGCATCGGAACCCGGCTGGAAGTTGACGAGGAACTCATCGTCCCCAACCCCGAGCTCTCTTTGTCCGAAGGGGCCATCGCTCCCTGGTCGCTGGGAACAGCCACCACTGAGTACTGGAACCGGCTCCTGGAGGGCCTCTCCAAGGAACTTGGATTTTCCATGGACACCCCCTGGGAGAAGCTGGGCAAGGACGTCCGGCAGACGGTCCTGCACGGCAAGGACCACAAAGTGGTGGTGCAGTACCGCAACCGGTTCGGCCGGGAACGCAAGTACAGCACCGGCTTCGAAGGCGCCATCCAGTACGTCCACCGCAAGCACGGCGAGACTGACTCCGACTGGGCCCGCGACCGCTATGAAGAGTACATGCGGCAGATTCCCTGCCCTGCCTGCAACGGTGCCCGCCTCAACCCCGCATCCCTGTCGGTGCTCATCAACGGCAAGTCCATTGCCGACGTCGCCGCGCTCCCCATGCGCGACTGCGCGGAGTTCCTGAACAACCTGATACTGACCGGCCGCGAGGCCCAGATCGCACACCAGGTCCTCAAGGAGATCCAGGCGCGGCTGACGTTCCTCCTGGATGTCGGGCTGGAGTACCTGAATCTGGAACGGCCCTCGGCTACCCTCTCGGGCGGCGAGGCTCAGCGCATCCGGCTCGCCACCCAGATCGGCTCGGGCCTGGTGGGCGTGCTCTACGTCCTGGACGAGCCGTCCATCGGGCTCCACCAGCGCGACAACAGGCGTCTCATCGATACCCTGACCAGGCTCCGAGACATGGGCAACACCCTCATCGTCGTGGAGCACGACGAGGACACCATCCACGTCGCCGACTGGATCGTGGATATCGGACCGGGCGCCGGTGAACACGGCGGCCAGGTGGTCCACTCTGGTTCCTACCAGGACCTCCTGGAGAACACCGCGTCGCTGACCGGCGACTACCTGTCGGGGCGCAAGAGCATTGAAGTGCCGAAGAAGCGCCGCAAGTACGACAAGAAGCGCGAACTCAAAGTGGTGGGTGCCCGGGAGAACAACCTCGTTAACGTTGATGCCGCTTTCCCGCTGGGCCTGTTTACTGCGGTGACCGGCGTCAGCGGCTCCGGCAAGTCCACGCTGGTCAATGAGATCCTGTACAAGGTGCTGGTTAACAAGCTCAACGGTGCAAAGCAGGTGGCGGGGCGGCATAAGTCGGTCCAGGGCCTGGAACACCTGGACAAGGTGGTCCACGTGGACCAGAGCCCCATTGGCCGCACTCCGCGCTCCAACCCTGCCACCTACACCGGCGTTTTCGACAACATCAGGAAACTCTTCGCCGAGACCACTGAAGCCAAGGTCCGTGGCTACCTCCCCGGCAGGTTCTCCTTCAACGTCAAGGGCGGCCGCTGCGAAGCGTGTTCGGGCGACGGCACGCTCAAGATCGAGATGAACTTCCTGCCCGACGTTTACGTGCCCTGCGAGGTGTGCCACGGAGCACGCTACAACCGGGAGACCCTTGAAGTGCACTACAAGGGCAAGACCATCGCCGACGTGCTCAACATGCCCATCGAAGAAGGGGCGGAGTTCTTTGCCGCCTTCTCACCCATCGCACGGCACCTGAACACCCTGGTGGACGTAGGCCTGGGGTACGTGCGCCTGGGGCAACCGGCCACAACGCTCTCTGGCGGGGAGGCCCAGCGCGTCAAGCTGGCCGCGGAACTGCAGAAGCGGTCCAACGGGCGCAGCGTGTACGTTCTCGACGAACCCACCACAGGCCTGCATTTCGAGGACATCCGGAAGCTCCTGATGGTGCTCCAGGGACTTGTGGACAAGGGCAATACCGTGATCACCATCGAACACAACCTGGACGTCATCAAGAGCGCGGACTGGATCGTCGACCTCGGCCCTGACGGCGGGTCCGGCGGCGGCCAGATCGTGGCGACCGGAACCCCCGAGCAGGTGGCAAAATCCGAGGAAAGCCACACCGCGGCCTTCCTTGCTGACATTCTGGGCTGA